Proteins from a single region of Nocardiopsis dassonvillei subsp. dassonvillei DSM 43111:
- a CDS encoding class I SAM-dependent methyltransferase, with product MGDIDLALIGDLYRRYRDPLAKVRDAQREFLRRTRGRMTPQLDDLEAEITYLLLRETRPDTVMELGTFHGWSTTWILSALRDNGGGTLHSFDIVDNVVANVPSELSLGRWEFHKGDIRENMSQVPEGIGYLFVDAAHNGRFARWYLESLFPRVAPGTPVSVHDVFHGKRALPFTEGAVVLSWLRENGTDFFTPSRKKAPAPYTALLELREELGLGEPVRTSTDNPMIYFRMPEHRGARTGN from the coding sequence ATGGGAGACATCGACCTGGCGCTGATCGGGGACCTGTACCGCAGGTACCGGGACCCCCTGGCGAAGGTCCGGGACGCGCAGCGCGAGTTCCTCCGCCGCACGCGCGGGCGGATGACGCCGCAGCTGGACGACCTGGAGGCGGAGATCACCTACCTGCTGCTGCGCGAGACGCGGCCGGACACGGTGATGGAGCTGGGGACCTTCCACGGCTGGTCCACCACGTGGATCCTGTCCGCGCTGCGCGACAACGGCGGGGGGACGCTGCACTCCTTCGACATCGTGGACAACGTGGTGGCGAACGTGCCCTCCGAGCTGTCCCTGGGGCGGTGGGAGTTCCACAAGGGCGACATCCGCGAGAACATGTCCCAGGTCCCCGAGGGGATCGGGTACCTGTTCGTGGACGCCGCGCACAACGGCCGGTTCGCCAGGTGGTACCTGGAGTCGCTGTTCCCGCGCGTGGCCCCGGGAACGCCGGTCAGCGTCCACGACGTCTTCCACGGCAAGCGCGCCCTGCCCTTCACCGAGGGCGCCGTGGTGCTGTCGTGGCTGCGCGAGAACGGCACGGACTTCTTCACCCCCTCCCGCAAGAAGGCCCCCGCGCCCTACACCGCCCTCCTGGAGCTGCGGGAGGAGCTGGGGCTGGGCGAGCCCGTGCGCACCAGCACGGACA